The sequence AGAACGGCGCGGGTAAATCGACGCTGATGAAAATATTGGCCGGCGTACAGCAGCCGACCGCCGGCCAGATCCTGCTGAACGGCGAGGTGGTGCGCATCGCCAATACCCGGGACGCGGCGGCCAAAGGCATCGGCATGGTGCATCAGGAGCTTAACCTGTCTGAAAACCTCACCGTGGCGGAGAACATTTTTCTCGGGCGGGAGATTCAGAAAGGGCTGGCGCCTATCGATTACCAGCAACAGGAGAACATCGCCGCGCAGCTGATGGCGCGCCTCGATCAGGATATTTCGCCGCGCACCGAGGTGGCCGGCCTGAAAGTGGGGCAGCAGCAGCTGGTGGAAATCGCCAAGGCGCTGGCCGAACAGGCCGATATCCTGATTCTCGATGAGCCCACCTCGGCGTTAAGTAAAACCGAAGTGGACATCCTGTTTCGGGTGATCCGCGAGCTTACCCGGCAAAACGTCTCCATTATTTATATTTCCCACCGGCTGGAAGAGCTGATGGCCATTGGCGATTACATCACCATCTTGCGCGACGGCCGTTTTCAGGCCGAAGCGGCGGTCAATGAAATCGACGTGCCGTGGATCATTCGGGAAATGCTGGGCGGCGATCCGGTATCCAGTTTCCTGCAGCCGGGGCGGACTTTCGGCTCGCCGGTACTGGAAGCGGAACATATCACCTGCCTCAACGATGCGGGCAACAAAGTGGTCAACGATGTCTCCTTTATGGTGAGAGAGGGCGAAATCGTCGGCATTTACGGTCTGATGGGGGCGGGGCGCACCGAACTGTTCGAGTGCCTGCTGGGAACGCAGCATGACTATCTGGGCAAGATTTACCTTGATAGCAAGCCGGTGCATACGCGCCTGTCCACCGCCGATCGTATCCGCATGGGCATGAGCCTGGTGCCGGAAGACCGCAAAAAAACCGGCATTTTCCCCTTATCGTCGGTGGCCTCCAACCTGACCATCGCCAGCCTATGGCGGCGGCTGAAATACGGGATGGCGATATTCCACCGGGAGGAAGAGAAAGTGGTCGCCACCACTATCGGCAGGCTGGGTATCAAGGTTTCCTCGCCGCAGGTGGAGATTCAGGCGCTGAGCGGCGGCAATCAGCAGAAAGTGGTTATCGGCCGCTCGCTGCTGACCAGCCCCAAGATCCTGCTGCTGGATGAGCCGACCCGCGGAATCGACGTGGGGGCAAAGGCCGACGTATTTGAAATGATGGTCAAGCTGTCTGAGCAGGGTATCGGCGTACTGTTTTCCACCTCGGACCTGAAGGAAATCATGGCGGTATCGGATAGTATTCTGGTGATGTCGAACGGCAAGCTGACGGCGAATATCGCCCGTCAGTCCGCCAGCGAGTCGGCATTGGTTTCGGCAAGTGCACAAGGGTTCTGACAATGAAAACGACTAACCTTCCGGCGGCGTCCGGCGCGCTATTACCCGGCAAGTTCGTACGCTCGCGTGAGGGCTTGCTGTTGCTGATCCTCAGGCTGCGCACTTTTATCGCGCTGTTTCTGATTCTCGGCTTTTTCGCCTTTACCGTTCCGGGTTTTCTGGCGACCGGCAGCCTGATCATTATGGTCAAACACATCGCCATCAATGCGTTTCTGGCGCTGGGGATCACCTTCGTCATTATCACCGCCGGCATCGACCTGTCGATAGGCGCAACGCTGGGGCTATGCGGCATGATCGCCGGCTATATGATTACCCAGGGGATCGTCCTGCCGATGTTCGGCATCGCCATTTTCCCCGGCGTATGGGTGATAGTGCCGGTGGTATTGCTGATCGGCGCCTTTATCGGGGCGATTAACGGCTGGATCATCACTCGTTACAACGTGGCGCCGTTCATCTGTACCCTGGGTACGATGTATATCGTACGCGGCGCCGCCATGCTGATTTCCGGCGGTGAAACCTTCCCGGGATTGGCGGGGAATCCCCAACTGGGCAATACCGGTTTTGAGCTGATCGGCGCGGGCACGATCCTCGGCCTGCCGTTCGCCATCTGGCTGATGTTCGTGCTGGCGCTGGTTATCGCCTACGTGGCTCGCCGTCTGCCGTTCGGCCGCCATGTCTACGCCATTGGCGATAACGAACGCGCCGCCGAATTATCGGGGGTGAAAGTGCGCCAGGTAAAAGTCTGGGTATACACCATTTCAGGTTTCTGCGCCGCCATTGCCGGGATTGTGGTTTCCTCCCAACTGGTCGCCAGCCATCCGGCCACCGGGACGGCGTTTGAAATGAACGCCATCGCCGCGGTGGTGCTTGGCGGAACCTCGCTGGCCGGGGGACGGGGAACGATACTGGGAACGCTGATCGGCGCTTTTGTCATCGGCATTCTGGCGGATGGTCTGGTGATGATGGGGGTAAGTGAATTCTGGCAGATGGTGATTAAAGGCATTGTAATTATTGTGGCGGTCATCATTGACCAGATGCAAAACCGCATGCAGCACAAGGCGGCGATTGTATCGCAAAAGGTAGCAGCGGAAGGGGCGTAGCGGTCTGGCATTGATTTGCTGCCAATTGCTGCTCAGCAAGCAGGAGGAGGCGGCCGGCGAAACGCGCCAGATCGGAGATGCTGTTTTTTTTGTCTGTTGTGGAATAAATATTCGAATTTGAGTAAAAATTCAAGGCGAGGTGAAGTATGAATCCGTACGCATTGTCGGTGGAGGCGCTGACGCGAAAAGCCCGCGCCATTCGGCGCCGTATCATTAATCTGAATGCCAACAGCCCGGCGGGCGGCCATACCGGGGCCGACCTTTCACAGGTTGAAATCCTGACGGCGCTCTACTTTCGTATCCTGAACTGCGCGCCGGACCGTCTTCAGGACCCGCAGCGGGACATCTATATCCAGTCCAAGGGGCACGCGGTGGGCGGGTATTACTGCTGCCTGGCGGAAGCGGGATTCTTCCCTGAATCCTGGCTGGCGACTTATCAGCATCCGGACTCGCACTTGCCGGGACATCCGGTGAAGTACAAGACGCCGGGGATCGAGCTGAATACCGGCGCGCTGGGCCACGGCCTGCCGGTTTCCGTGGGGATCGCGCTGGCGGCGAAACGGGATAACAGCCCGCGGCGGGTATTTGTGGTGACCGGCGACGGGGAGCTGGCCGAAGGCAGCAACTGGGAAGCGGCCCTGGCGGCGGCGCATTACCAACTGGATAACCTGGTCATCATCAACGACAAGAACAAGCTGCAGCTGGCCGGCACCACCTGTTCCATCATGAATACCGACCCGCTGGCGGATAAATGGCGCGCATTCGGCCTGAACGTCACCGAATGCGCCGGCAATGATATGCGCTCGGTGGTGAAGACGCTGGAGAACCTGCCCGCTAACGGTAAACCCAACGTGGTGATCGCCAATACGGAAAAAGGCGCGGGCGTCTCCTTTATTCAGGGGCGCGCGGAATGGCATCACCGGGTGCCGAAAGGCGAAGAAATCGCGCTGGCGTTGGAGGAATTAAAAGATGAATAACGCAGAACATCTGGCCAGTGTGATGGTCGAGCAATTTATTAACGCGGTTGATCGGGGCATCGATCTGGTGCCGGTGGTGGCCGACTCTACCTCTACCGCGAAAATCGCCCCCTTTGTCAAGCGCTTCCCCGACCGTATCGTCAACGTGGGGATTGCGGAGCAAACCATGGTGGGAACGGCGGTAGGACTTTCCATCGGCGGCAAGGTGGCGGTGACCTGTAACGCCGCGCCGTTTTTGATTTCGCGCGCCAATGAACAGGTCAAGGTCGACGTCTGTTACAACAACAGCAACGTCAAGCTGTTCGGGTTGAACGCCGGATGCAGCTACGGCCCGCTCGCCAGTACTCATCACAGTATCGACGATATCGCGGTGCTGCGGGGCTTTGGCAACATTGAAATCTATGCGCCCTCCAGCCCCGAAGAGTGCCGCCAGATTATCGACTATGCCCTGGAACATCAGGGGCCGGTGTATATCCGCCTGGACGGCAAACCGTTACCGGCGTTGCACGACCAGCATTACCGCTTTGCGCCGGGGCAAATCGATGTGCTGCGTACGGGCCGCGATATCACCCTGGTCGGGCTCGGCTCTACCGTGCACGAAGTGGTTACCGCCGCTGAGTTATTGGCGGAAAAGGGCATCGCTGCTACGGTGGTCAACCTTTCTTCGGTGCGGCCGTGCGATACTCGCCGACTGCTTGAAATTCTGCGCGCCGCGCCGCGGGTCATCACCGTCGAAGAGCATAACGTCAACGGCGGAGCGGGCAGTTTGGTGGCCGAGGTTCTGGCGGAAGCGGGCAGCGGTATTTCCCTGTTGCGCCTGGGTATTCCCGACGGCCAGTATGCGATAGCGGCGGATCGGGCGGCGATGCGCGCGCACCACGGCCTGGACGCGGCAGGCATTGCGCAGGCGGCGCAGCGTCTCTGTCCGGGGGCCTAATCATGTTTACACCGATTATTTTGGCAATAGACGAAGGCACGACTAATGCTAAAGCGGTCGCGGTAGATGCCCAGGGGCGTATTCTGTCCAAGGCGGCGGTGGCCTTGCAGATCGCCCACCCGGAGCCGGGACGGGCGGAACAGGACGCCATGGCCATCTGGCGCGCCGTTTGCCAGGCGGTGGAGTCCTGTCTGTCATCGCTGAACCGGGTGCAGGTGGCGGGTATCGCCATCAGCAATCAGCGTGAGTCGGTGCTGATTTGGGAAAGGCATTCAGGACGGCCTTTGACGCCGCTGGTCAGCTGGCAGGATCGCCGTTCGGAACGCTTTTGCCAGGCCTTGCAGGGCGGCGCCGAAGAAAAGCTGATCGAAGCCCGCAGCGGTCTGCCGCTGGACCCGCTGTTCCCGGCGGCCAAAATCCACAGCATGCTGGCCGAGTTGCCGGACGGCGTATCCCGCGCCGCCCACGGCGAGTTATGCGTCGGAACCGTTGACTGCTGGCTTAACTGGCAGCTCAGCGGCAGCCAGGCTTATTCGACGGATTACTCCAATGCCGCCCGCACCCAGCTTTTCGATATTCACCGCCAATGCTGGGATGAGGATCTGCTGGCGCTTTTCGCTATTCCCAGCGTATGCCTTCCCGCGGTGACGCCTTCGTCGGCGCTGCATGGGTATACCGCGCTGACGGAAATCAAAGGGCTGGCGGCCGGCATTCCGATCGTCGCGCTGATTGGCGACTCCCACGCCGCGTTATACGGACAGGGGATCAATCAAAGCGGCGCCATCAAGGCCACCTATGGCACCGGCTCGTCGTTGATGACCACCATCGCCAACCCGCACGCTCACTCCAGCGGATTAAGCACCACTATCGCCTGGCATGACGGCGAGCTGCGCTATGCGCTGGAGGGAAACATTACCCATACCGGCTCCGGCTTTGCCTGGATAGGCAAGATGCTGGGCATTCCTTCCGTCGCGCAGCTGACGGAGCTGGCCTTGAGCGCGCCGTCGGCGCAAGGGGTGTTTTTCGTACCGGCGTTATCGGGGCTTGGAGCGCCGCACTGGGATACTCACGCCCGCGGTCTGCTCTGCGGCCTGACCGATGCAACCACGCCGGCGACCATCGCCAGGGCGGGGCTGGAATCGATTGCCTACCAGATCGCCGATGTTTTTTTCGCCATGGAGCAGGCGGCGCAATGCGCGCTGCCGGCGCTGCGCGTAGACGGCGGCGCCACGCAAAACCGCTGGCTGATGCAATTTCAGGCCGATCTGCTGCAACGTCCCCTTATTCGCAATCATAACGCCGAGGTCTCGGCGCTGGGGGCGGCCTATCTGGGGGGCAAAACGCTGGGATGGTGGCGTGACGGCGAGCAGATCGCCGCTTTGCCGCGCGAAGTGGAGTTTATCGAGCCGCGGGCGCCGAATGGGGCGCTCCAGGAGAGTTATGCGCAGTGGCAGACGGCGGTGGCCCGCGCCCGTTTCACCCGGTCTCTTTGATATGCCGGGCAACAATAGCTGTGCCTGGCTGATTACTAATAAATGAGGACGACTTAATTATGGCAACCTACACCTATCCTGAATTCGGCGCCGGTTTATGGCATTTCGCCAACTATATCGACCGTTACGCCGTCGATGGCTATGGTCCGGCGCTGAGTACGCTGGATCAGATTAAAGCGGCGCAAGAAGTCGGCGAACTCTCTTACGTCGATTTACCCTATCCGTTCACGCCCGGCGTCACGCTGGCGGAAGTAAAAGACGCCCTGAAAGACGCCGGATTAAAAGCGATTGGCATCACGCCGGAAATCTACCTGCGCAAATGGTCGCGCGGCGCGTTTACCAACCCCGATGCCGCGGCGCGGGCGGCGGCCTTTGAACTAATGCATGAGTCGGCCGGCGTTGTGCGTGAATTGGGAGCGAACTACGTTAAAGTCTGGCCGGGACAGGATGGCTGGGACTATCCGTTTCAGGTAAGCCATAAAAACCTGTGGAAACTGGCGGTCGACGGCATGCGCGATCTGGCCGGCGCCAACCCGGACGTAAAATTCGCCATTGAATATAAACCGCGCGAGCCGCGCGTCAAAATGACCTGGGACTCCGCCGCCCGCACGCTGCTGGGCATCGAAGATATCGGTCTGGATAACGTCGGCGTGCTGCTGGATTTCGGTCACGCGCTGTACGGCGGCGAATCTCCCGCCGACTCCGCTCAGTTAATCATCGATCGCGGCCGCTTATTCGGCATGGACGTCAATGATAATCTGCGCGGCTGGGACGACGACCTGGTGGTCGGCACCGTGCATATGACCGAAATTTTCGAATTCTTCTATGTACTAAAAATCAATAACTGGCAGGGCGTCTGGCAATTGGATCAGTTCCCCTTCCGCGAAAACCATGTCGAAGCCGCCCGGCTATCGATCCGCTTTCTGAAACACGTCTATCGGGCGCTGGATAAACTGGATATTCCCGCGCTGCAGGCGGCGCAGGAAGCGCAGGATGCCTTACGGGCGCAGCGTATCGTACAGGATGCGCTGCTCTCGTCGATCAACGTCGCCGAGTAGGGGATAAACCGCCCGCCGGGTTCCTCCGGCGGGCAATCAGCCTTGTATTACACCAGCGTTTCGGCCGTCAGCCGGTCGGTGATTAGCACGTCAATATAGTTGCCCGTCAACGCGCCCCGAATGGCGGCGCTCTTGTCCACGCCGCCGGCCAGGGCGACCACCCGCGGGCAGCGGCGCAACTGCGACAGCGCCATGCCGATAACCGGATCTTCCTCATCCTGCAATACCGGTTCCCCCCGCGCGTTGTAGTAGTGCAGGCACAGGTCGCCCACCGCGCCGCGCCGCGCCAGTAACTGCAGCATTTCCTCGTGGTAATAGTTGCCGGAATTTTTTAACAACTGCGAAGGTTCCAGTACGCCAATGCCGACCAGGGCCAGACTGACGTCGCTGAATTTGGCCACCACGCTGGACACTTCATCGCTGGTAATCAACCGGGTGCGATCTTCCACCGAGCGTTCTATACTTTGCGCCGGCAGCAGATAGGCCGGGCAGTTGAGCA comes from Brenneria nigrifluens DSM 30175 = ATCC 13028 and encodes:
- a CDS encoding ABC transporter permease, whose amino-acid sequence is MKTTNLPAASGALLPGKFVRSREGLLLLILRLRTFIALFLILGFFAFTVPGFLATGSLIIMVKHIAINAFLALGITFVIITAGIDLSIGATLGLCGMIAGYMITQGIVLPMFGIAIFPGVWVIVPVVLLIGAFIGAINGWIITRYNVAPFICTLGTMYIVRGAAMLISGGETFPGLAGNPQLGNTGFELIGAGTILGLPFAIWLMFVLALVIAYVARRLPFGRHVYAIGDNERAAELSGVKVRQVKVWVYTISGFCAAIAGIVVSSQLVASHPATGTAFEMNAIAAVVLGGTSLAGGRGTILGTLIGAFVIGILADGLVMMGVSEFWQMVIKGIVIIVAVIIDQMQNRMQHKAAIVSQKVAAEGA
- a CDS encoding sugar phosphate isomerase/epimerase family protein yields the protein MATYTYPEFGAGLWHFANYIDRYAVDGYGPALSTLDQIKAAQEVGELSYVDLPYPFTPGVTLAEVKDALKDAGLKAIGITPEIYLRKWSRGAFTNPDAAARAAAFELMHESAGVVRELGANYVKVWPGQDGWDYPFQVSHKNLWKLAVDGMRDLAGANPDVKFAIEYKPREPRVKMTWDSAARTLLGIEDIGLDNVGVLLDFGHALYGGESPADSAQLIIDRGRLFGMDVNDNLRGWDDDLVVGTVHMTEIFEFFYVLKINNWQGVWQLDQFPFRENHVEAARLSIRFLKHVYRALDKLDIPALQAAQEAQDALRAQRIVQDALLSSINVAE
- a CDS encoding FGGY family carbohydrate kinase, yielding MFTPIILAIDEGTTNAKAVAVDAQGRILSKAAVALQIAHPEPGRAEQDAMAIWRAVCQAVESCLSSLNRVQVAGIAISNQRESVLIWERHSGRPLTPLVSWQDRRSERFCQALQGGAEEKLIEARSGLPLDPLFPAAKIHSMLAELPDGVSRAAHGELCVGTVDCWLNWQLSGSQAYSTDYSNAARTQLFDIHRQCWDEDLLALFAIPSVCLPAVTPSSALHGYTALTEIKGLAAGIPIVALIGDSHAALYGQGINQSGAIKATYGTGSSLMTTIANPHAHSSGLSTTIAWHDGELRYALEGNITHTGSGFAWIGKMLGIPSVAQLTELALSAPSAQGVFFVPALSGLGAPHWDTHARGLLCGLTDATTPATIARAGLESIAYQIADVFFAMEQAAQCALPALRVDGGATQNRWLMQFQADLLQRPLIRNHNAEVSALGAAYLGGKTLGWWRDGEQIAALPREVEFIEPRAPNGALQESYAQWQTAVARARFTRSL
- a CDS encoding transketolase, producing the protein MNPYALSVEALTRKARAIRRRIINLNANSPAGGHTGADLSQVEILTALYFRILNCAPDRLQDPQRDIYIQSKGHAVGGYYCCLAEAGFFPESWLATYQHPDSHLPGHPVKYKTPGIELNTGALGHGLPVSVGIALAAKRDNSPRRVFVVTGDGELAEGSNWEAALAAAHYQLDNLVIINDKNKLQLAGTTCSIMNTDPLADKWRAFGLNVTECAGNDMRSVVKTLENLPANGKPNVVIANTEKGAGVSFIQGRAEWHHRVPKGEEIALALEELKDE
- a CDS encoding transketolase family protein, translating into MNNAEHLASVMVEQFINAVDRGIDLVPVVADSTSTAKIAPFVKRFPDRIVNVGIAEQTMVGTAVGLSIGGKVAVTCNAAPFLISRANEQVKVDVCYNNSNVKLFGLNAGCSYGPLASTHHSIDDIAVLRGFGNIEIYAPSSPEECRQIIDYALEHQGPVYIRLDGKPLPALHDQHYRFAPGQIDVLRTGRDITLVGLGSTVHEVVTAAELLAEKGIAATVVNLSSVRPCDTRRLLEILRAAPRVITVEEHNVNGGAGSLVAEVLAEAGSGISLLRLGIPDGQYAIAADRAAMRAHHGLDAAGIAQAAQRLCPGA
- a CDS encoding sugar ABC transporter ATP-binding protein; translated protein: MTRKPDIVMATRGVTMLFPGTKALDNVDYNVYRGKVNVIIGENGAGKSTLMKILAGVQQPTAGQILLNGEVVRIANTRDAAAKGIGMVHQELNLSENLTVAENIFLGREIQKGLAPIDYQQQENIAAQLMARLDQDISPRTEVAGLKVGQQQLVEIAKALAEQADILILDEPTSALSKTEVDILFRVIRELTRQNVSIIYISHRLEELMAIGDYITILRDGRFQAEAAVNEIDVPWIIREMLGGDPVSSFLQPGRTFGSPVLEAEHITCLNDAGNKVVNDVSFMVREGEIVGIYGLMGAGRTELFECLLGTQHDYLGKIYLDSKPVHTRLSTADRIRMGMSLVPEDRKKTGIFPLSSVASNLTIASLWRRLKYGMAIFHREEEKVVATTIGRLGIKVSSPQVEIQALSGGNQQKVVIGRSLLTSPKILLLDEPTRGIDVGAKADVFEMMVKLSEQGIGVLFSTSDLKEIMAVSDSILVMSNGKLTANIARQSASESALVSASAQGF